A section of the Sphaerobacter thermophilus DSM 20745 genome encodes:
- a CDS encoding ABC transporter permease, with protein MGQYVVRRVLQIVPLVLGITIITFALANLVPGSPISDLEFNPQVRPEDRERIAKALGLDQPLHVRYIQWLSHVARGDLGLSLITYQPVMKTIMEKLPNTLLLTVTALILSLLIAIPIGVYGAVRRNSAFDQVTTVGAVAGFAMPTFWLGLMVILILVRMKGAGLPTLPTGGVCELGNCTVLSRIQHLIAPAFVLAFVQTASWTRYIRSQMIEVLRQDYMRTAEAKGLREVVVVFRHGLRNAILPLVTLLALDLPTLFSGSVIVEQIFTWNGLGRLILDSVNKRDYTVVMGVTLFVSVLTVVANLLADIVYGVLDPRIRYD; from the coding sequence ATGGGACAATACGTCGTGCGCCGGGTGCTCCAGATCGTCCCGCTGGTGCTCGGCATCACGATCATCACCTTTGCGCTGGCAAACCTGGTACCCGGGAGCCCAATCTCCGACCTCGAGTTCAACCCGCAGGTGCGGCCCGAGGACCGGGAGCGCATCGCCAAGGCACTCGGCCTCGATCAGCCCTTGCACGTCCGTTATATCCAGTGGCTCTCGCACGTGGCGCGCGGTGATCTCGGCCTGTCGCTGATCACCTACCAGCCGGTCATGAAGACCATCATGGAGAAGCTGCCGAACACGCTGCTTCTCACGGTGACGGCACTGATTCTGTCGCTGCTTATCGCCATCCCGATCGGGGTCTACGGCGCCGTCAGGCGCAACTCTGCCTTCGACCAGGTGACAACCGTGGGGGCGGTGGCCGGCTTCGCCATGCCCACCTTCTGGCTGGGGCTGATGGTGATCCTCATCCTGGTGCGCATGAAGGGCGCAGGATTGCCCACCCTGCCCACCGGCGGGGTCTGCGAGCTGGGGAACTGCACCGTTCTCAGCCGCATCCAGCACCTCATCGCACCCGCCTTCGTCCTCGCATTCGTTCAGACCGCGAGTTGGACCCGCTACATCCGTTCCCAAATGATCGAAGTCCTGCGACAGGACTACATGCGCACCGCCGAGGCCAAGGGGCTCCGTGAGGTCGTCGTCGTCTTCCGACACGGCCTGCGCAACGCGATCTTGCCGCTGGTCACGCTGCTGGCGCTGGATCTCCCGACCCTCTTCAGCGGCTCGGTGATCGTCGAGCAAATCTTCACCTGGAACGGATTGGGTCGGCTGATCCTCGACTCGGTCAATAAGCGCGACTACACTGTCGTCATGGGCGTCACCCTGTTCGTGTCGGTCCTCACGGTGGTTGCGAACCTTCTGGCAGATATTGTGTACGGCGTGCTTGACCCACGCATTCGTTACGATTGA
- a CDS encoding thiolase family protein has translation MREAVIVSAVRSPIGRGKADGSLAHVHPVDLSATVMRAAVERVGVDPAIIDDVLWGCAMPEASQGLNVARNALLRAGFPVDVPGATINRFCSSGLQTIAMGAQAIMTGMADVVLAGGVEMMSQVPMSGYHTRIHPELYEAYIGMGFTAERVAARWGISREEQDEWALRSHRRAAAAWEAGCFSEEIVPIPVERYHWNGRKKTVETCEFSRDETVRPDTSLEKLAKLRPAFKVGGTVTAGNASPYSDGSAAVLLMARERAEELGIQPLARFITFALAGVDPDIMGVAPAKAIPKVLARAGMRLEDVQLIEFNEAFAAQVLAVIKEVDLPTDIVNVNGGAIALGHPLGATGAKLTTSLIHELRRRGGGIGMVTMCIGGGMGAAGLFEVYG, from the coding sequence ATGCGCGAGGCAGTCATCGTCAGCGCGGTGCGCAGCCCCATCGGCCGGGGCAAGGCAGACGGGTCGCTCGCCCACGTGCACCCGGTGGACCTGTCGGCGACCGTGATGCGGGCCGCCGTCGAGCGGGTTGGAGTTGACCCGGCCATCATCGACGACGTGCTCTGGGGCTGCGCCATGCCCGAAGCGTCGCAGGGCCTCAACGTCGCTCGGAACGCCCTGCTGCGGGCCGGCTTCCCGGTCGACGTGCCGGGGGCCACGATCAACCGCTTCTGCTCCTCCGGGCTCCAGACGATCGCCATGGGAGCGCAGGCCATCATGACCGGGATGGCCGACGTGGTGCTGGCCGGCGGGGTGGAGATGATGAGCCAGGTGCCGATGTCCGGCTACCACACTCGTATCCACCCGGAGCTATACGAGGCCTACATCGGCATGGGCTTCACCGCGGAGCGGGTCGCCGCCCGCTGGGGGATCAGTCGGGAGGAGCAGGACGAGTGGGCGCTGCGGAGCCACCGGCGCGCCGCGGCGGCCTGGGAGGCCGGTTGCTTCTCCGAGGAGATCGTGCCGATCCCGGTCGAGCGCTATCACTGGAACGGCCGCAAGAAGACGGTCGAAACCTGTGAGTTCAGCCGCGACGAGACGGTGCGCCCGGACACCTCGCTGGAGAAGCTGGCCAAGCTCCGCCCCGCCTTCAAAGTGGGTGGGACCGTCACCGCCGGCAACGCCAGCCCGTACTCCGACGGCTCGGCTGCGGTGCTCCTCATGGCGCGCGAGCGGGCCGAAGAGCTGGGCATCCAGCCGCTGGCGCGGTTCATCACGTTTGCCCTCGCCGGCGTCGACCCCGACATCATGGGCGTCGCGCCGGCCAAGGCGATCCCGAAGGTGCTGGCGCGGGCCGGGATGCGCCTCGAGGACGTCCAGTTGATCGAGTTCAACGAGGCGTTCGCGGCGCAGGTGCTGGCGGTCATCAAGGAGGTGGATCTGCCCACCGACATCGTGAACGTCAACGGCGGGGCGATTGCCCTCGGGCACCCGCTGGGCGCCACCGGCGCCAAGCTGACGACCAGCCTGATCCACGAACTGCGCCGCCGGGGTGGCGGCATCGGCATGGTCACCATGTGCATCGGCGGCGGTATGGGCGCCGCCGGGTTGTTCGAGGTGTATGGGTAG
- a CDS encoding isochorismatase family protein — protein MTHDAQTHQIYQRAGFGQAVPRGQNPAVLVVDFSCGFTDPACSLGSDLTAEVEATRRLLDAARAKGFLAVFTTIGFEPGLTDGALWIKKAPSLAELQLGGRWVEIDPRLARRESEPVILKKGASAFFGTNLASILIAQGVDTVILCGATTSGCIRATAIDLLQYGFPTLVPRECVGDRAPGPHEANLFDINQKYADVVSVDEAIAYIESLPARTAAMAH, from the coding sequence ATGACGCACGACGCGCAGACCCACCAGATCTACCAGCGAGCCGGCTTCGGCCAGGCAGTTCCCCGCGGACAGAACCCGGCAGTGCTCGTGGTCGATTTCTCCTGCGGCTTCACCGACCCTGCCTGCTCGCTCGGCTCGGACCTGACGGCAGAGGTCGAGGCAACCCGGCGACTCCTCGACGCCGCGCGGGCCAAGGGCTTCCTGGCGGTTTTCACCACCATCGGCTTCGAGCCGGGATTGACCGACGGCGCACTCTGGATCAAGAAAGCCCCCTCGCTGGCTGAACTCCAGCTCGGCGGGCGCTGGGTCGAGATCGACCCACGCCTGGCGCGCCGGGAGAGCGAGCCGGTGATCCTTAAGAAGGGGGCATCCGCTTTCTTCGGCACCAACCTGGCGTCGATCCTGATCGCCCAGGGCGTCGACACCGTGATCCTGTGCGGCGCGACGACCAGCGGCTGCATCCGCGCCACGGCGATCGACCTGCTGCAGTACGGGTTCCCAACCCTCGTGCCCCGCGAGTGCGTAGGCGACCGTGCCCCCGGACCGCACGAGGCGAACCTGTTCGACATCAACCAGAAGTACGCCGACGTCGTCTCGGTCGACGAAGCCATCGCGTACATCGAGTCCCTCCCCGCCCGCACCGCAGCCATGGCGCACTGA
- a CDS encoding peptide-binding protein → METKSPQRFSLDETLQVGVSRRTLLRRAAALGVSMPVVGGLLAACGGGDDEATTAPQATQAGGGGATPGATEAPSGDSTPATTPSSEAGAFEYEEPQNKGGQIIEGTFADAKTVNPVLVSDTSSGRIADLIFNGVMTPDVETTEPKGELAESWEISDDGLTYTFTLRSGVTFHDGEPLTAEDVKFTYDLLMNPASNSPRTAELTERIESIEVTDESTVVFTLKNPTAPFLVSNMVYGIVPQHILQDVDPAQLAQHEFSVGTKGVTIGSGPFQFEEWVKDDHLTLVKYPGYWEGEPNIDRYIYKVVPDQTVAVQQLKTGEIDFGPINEASYEEMKAQENVKVFEYDTFSFTFYAYQLDPEKTTLFQDKRVRQALFYALDREAMIEAIRFGLGEVAHGTMPLISWAYNPDGLEIKYEYDPEKAKQLLDEAGWVPGPDGIREKDGQRLAFSVYTNAGNQVREQYITVFQQAWKEIGVECTPKTEEWNAFLDRITGSKDFEMFLVGFQWDVDPDQTTMWATEAYEGGFNMNKYSNPQVDELLKQGLLTTDQEERKRIYTEMQNILQDELPSAVLDFPKAIAGVNKRVHNLWPNAVDTTFNAHQWWVDA, encoded by the coding sequence ATGGAAACAAAATCCCCGCAGCGTTTCTCCCTGGACGAAACACTCCAGGTGGGTGTCAGCCGGCGCACGCTCTTGCGCCGGGCGGCAGCACTCGGTGTGAGCATGCCGGTGGTCGGCGGGCTCCTGGCTGCCTGTGGCGGCGGCGATGACGAGGCCACCACCGCACCGCAGGCCACCCAGGCCGGTGGGGGCGGCGCGACCCCAGGTGCTACCGAAGCTCCCTCGGGTGACAGCACCCCAGCAACGACCCCGTCCAGCGAGGCCGGCGCCTTCGAGTACGAGGAGCCGCAGAACAAGGGCGGGCAGATCATTGAGGGCACCTTTGCTGACGCCAAGACGGTCAACCCGGTGCTCGTTAGCGACACCTCCTCCGGCCGCATCGCCGATCTGATCTTCAACGGGGTTATGACTCCCGACGTCGAGACAACCGAGCCGAAGGGCGAGCTGGCCGAGTCGTGGGAGATCTCGGACGACGGCCTCACTTATACCTTCACGCTCCGCAGTGGCGTCACCTTCCACGACGGCGAACCGCTCACCGCTGAGGACGTCAAGTTCACCTACGACCTGCTGATGAACCCGGCTTCCAACTCGCCGCGCACCGCCGAGCTGACCGAGCGGATCGAATCGATCGAAGTGACCGACGAGTCGACGGTCGTCTTCACGCTGAAGAACCCGACCGCGCCGTTCCTGGTCAGCAACATGGTCTACGGCATCGTGCCGCAGCACATCCTCCAGGATGTCGACCCGGCCCAGTTGGCGCAGCACGAGTTCTCCGTCGGCACCAAGGGCGTCACCATCGGGAGCGGTCCCTTCCAGTTCGAGGAATGGGTCAAGGACGACCACTTGACGCTGGTCAAGTACCCCGGCTACTGGGAGGGTGAGCCGAACATCGACCGCTACATCTATAAGGTCGTCCCCGACCAGACGGTCGCGGTGCAGCAGCTCAAGACCGGTGAGATCGACTTCGGGCCGATCAACGAGGCCAGCTACGAGGAGATGAAGGCCCAGGAGAACGTCAAGGTCTTCGAGTACGACACCTTCAGCTTCACCTTCTACGCCTACCAGCTCGACCCGGAGAAAACGACCCTCTTCCAGGACAAGCGGGTCCGCCAGGCCCTCTTCTACGCGCTCGACCGCGAGGCGATGATCGAGGCGATCCGCTTCGGCCTCGGCGAGGTTGCGCACGGCACCATGCCCTTGATCTCCTGGGCCTACAACCCGGACGGGCTTGAGATCAAGTACGAGTACGATCCGGAGAAGGCCAAGCAGCTCCTGGACGAGGCCGGCTGGGTGCCCGGTCCAGACGGCATCCGCGAGAAGGACGGCCAGCGCCTCGCCTTCAGCGTCTACACCAACGCCGGCAACCAGGTCCGCGAGCAGTACATCACCGTCTTCCAGCAGGCGTGGAAGGAAATCGGGGTCGAGTGCACCCCGAAGACCGAGGAGTGGAACGCATTCCTCGACCGGATCACCGGCAGCAAGGACTTCGAGATGTTCCTGGTCGGCTTCCAGTGGGACGTCGACCCGGATCAGACCACCATGTGGGCCACCGAGGCCTACGAGGGCGGGTTCAACATGAACAAGTACTCGAACCCGCAGGTCGATGAGCTCCTGAAGCAGGGTCTGCTCACGACCGACCAGGAGGAGCGCAAGCGCATCTACACCGAGATGCAGAACATCCTGCAAGATGAGCTGCCGAGCGCGGTGCTCGACTTCCCGAAGGCGATCGCCGGCGTGAACAAGCGGGTCCACAACCTGTGGCCCAACGCCGTCGATACGACCTTCAACGCGCACCAGTGGTGGGTTGACGCATAG
- a CDS encoding VOC family protein, translating into MFRNPQVNFYVRDVEAAARFYTELFGFTETFRTPATGAPEHVELRLDGFILGLASIESARRAHDIPADSGPPRAEVCLWTDDIDRTYTNLLTRGARPVSPPHDFLNGRLRAAWVADPDDNPIQIVAERTPAAQEQ; encoded by the coding sequence ATGTTCCGCAATCCCCAGGTGAACTTCTACGTCCGCGATGTCGAAGCAGCAGCGCGGTTCTACACCGAACTGTTCGGCTTCACCGAAACCTTTCGCACCCCCGCGACCGGCGCCCCGGAGCACGTCGAGCTCCGCCTGGACGGCTTCATCCTCGGCCTGGCCTCGATCGAATCGGCGCGGCGCGCGCACGACATCCCGGCGGACTCCGGCCCGCCACGGGCAGAGGTTTGCCTGTGGACCGACGACATCGACCGCACCTACACAAACCTCCTCACCAGGGGCGCCCGGCCGGTGAGCCCGCCGCACGACTTCCTCAACGGCCGCCTGCGCGCGGCCTGGGTCGCCGACCCGGACGACAACCCCATCCAGATCGTCGCCGAGCGCACTCCCGCGGCGCAGGAACAGTAG
- a CDS encoding ABC transporter permease, with amino-acid sequence MAEVRPEGFAERRPAAPATSRVADDLSRVGRTKPRSNAQQAWARFRRNRLAMASIVVVLLVFAFGFGAPLISRYVTHVGYDTQSLLDKFKKPGEDGYILGTDNLGRDVLTRLAYGARMSMMVAILAVASALLLGGTLGSLAGYYGRWIDSVIMRFVDIMLSIPSLFLLIFINTLFTVGATALAFVIASVSWMGLARLIRGEIMSIKRRDYVEAARVLGAPDSRIITRHILPNVTPIVIVWATLALPAFILVEAALSFLGLGVQVPVPSLGNMLSDAITYISHSWSLIFIPGFVIYITVLAINLFGNGLRDALDPRLGEN; translated from the coding sequence ATGGCAGAGGTTCGACCCGAAGGCTTCGCGGAGCGACGCCCAGCGGCTCCGGCCACCAGCCGGGTGGCGGATGATCTCAGCCGCGTCGGCCGTACCAAGCCCCGCAGCAACGCACAACAGGCATGGGCGCGCTTCCGGCGAAACCGCCTGGCCATGGCCTCAATCGTCGTGGTCCTGCTGGTGTTCGCCTTCGGGTTCGGCGCACCGCTTATCTCCCGCTACGTCACGCACGTCGGCTACGACACGCAGTCGCTGCTCGACAAGTTCAAGAAGCCGGGCGAAGACGGCTATATCCTCGGCACGGACAACCTGGGCCGGGACGTCCTCACCCGCCTCGCCTACGGCGCCCGCATGTCGATGATGGTCGCCATTCTGGCCGTCGCCAGCGCGCTCCTCCTCGGCGGCACGCTCGGGTCGCTGGCCGGCTACTACGGTCGGTGGATCGACTCAGTCATCATGCGCTTCGTCGACATCATGCTCTCGATCCCCTCGCTCTTCCTTCTCATCTTCATCAACACGCTCTTCACCGTCGGTGCCACCGCCCTCGCGTTTGTCATCGCCTCAGTGAGCTGGATGGGTCTCGCCCGGCTGATCCGCGGCGAGATTATGTCCATCAAGCGCCGCGACTACGTCGAAGCGGCGCGCGTGCTCGGCGCTCCAGACAGCCGGATCATCACCCGGCACATCCTGCCGAACGTGACGCCGATCGTCATCGTCTGGGCAACGCTGGCCCTGCCGGCCTTCATCCTGGTCGAAGCTGCCCTCAGCTTCCTCGGCCTCGGCGTGCAGGTGCCCGTCCCGAGCCTGGGCAATATGCTCAGCGACGCCATCACCTACATCTCCCACTCCTGGTCGCTGATCTTCATCCCCGGCTTCGTCATCTACATCACGGTGCTGGCGATCAACCTGTTCGGCAACGGCCTGCGCGACGCGCTCGACCCGCGCCTGGGCGAGAACTAG
- a CDS encoding 3-hydroxyacyl-CoA dehydrogenase/enoyl-CoA hydratase family protein codes for MRIRKLGVVGAGTMGGAIAALAASAGVPVVLLDLPGDDDRDGPARRGLERQLAARPAAFMDPDRARLIEIGNTEDHLERLASCDWVVEAIIEQVEPKRALYARLEQVLPETTIVTSNTSGIPMHQLLEGRSERFRRRFLGTHFFNPPRYLHLLELIPTSETDPEVLAAIESFGSRILGKGTVLARDVPGFIGNRIGVYGLLQAIRLMERFDLTIDEVDALTGPLIGRPRSATFRTADLSGLDVLRHVAIELSEATGEDFSLPGWVEALVEQGRLGEKSGIGFYRREGRDIFTLDWKTGEYHPRAEFRLPAIGQIKDLPLPERLRGVLALPDKYGDFMRTLFFTTAHYTLERAPEVAYDLVAVDRALEWGFGWDAGPFRQMDMIGAEALRAGFAELGLSEPELLQKAGERGFYSREDGTLHYLDFSGTYQPVPGISGTIALSGLKDAGKVLKSSKDASLIDLGDGVVLLEFHTKMNAIGEGILRMLNAGIKLVEQEGYAGLVIGNEDPRAFSAGANLGLILMLAREGGWDELELAVRQFQRATMSLRAAPFPVVVAAHGLTLGGGAEFLLHADHVQAAAELYTGLVEVGVGLIPAGGGTKELLFRFTQELAPYVEADPFEAVRRAFMLIGMAQTSTSALEARRMGFLRPGDRITMNRDRLIADAKAAVLALAPDYVPPVPGTIRALGREGLGNLRYAVWSMREAGQISDHDVEIGNALAYVLCGGDGPPREVTEQDILDLEREAFLKLLGTRKTQERIAHMLKTGKPLRN; via the coding sequence ATGCGCATACGGAAGTTGGGCGTGGTCGGCGCGGGCACTATGGGCGGCGCCATCGCGGCGCTCGCGGCATCGGCCGGCGTGCCGGTCGTGCTGCTCGACCTCCCGGGCGACGATGACCGCGACGGCCCGGCCAGGCGCGGGCTAGAACGCCAGCTCGCGGCGCGCCCGGCGGCCTTCATGGACCCGGACCGCGCTCGGCTGATCGAGATCGGCAACACCGAGGACCATCTGGAGCGGCTGGCGAGCTGCGACTGGGTGGTCGAGGCGATCATCGAGCAGGTCGAGCCGAAGCGAGCGCTCTATGCCCGGCTGGAGCAGGTCCTGCCCGAGACGACCATCGTCACCTCCAACACATCCGGCATCCCGATGCACCAGCTCCTGGAGGGGCGGAGCGAGCGCTTCCGGCGGCGCTTCCTCGGCACCCACTTCTTCAACCCACCGCGCTACCTGCACCTGCTGGAGCTGATCCCCACGTCCGAGACGGACCCTGAGGTGCTGGCTGCAATCGAGTCGTTCGGTTCCCGCATCCTGGGGAAGGGAACGGTCCTCGCCCGTGACGTTCCCGGCTTCATCGGCAACCGGATCGGCGTCTACGGCTTGCTCCAGGCGATCCGGCTGATGGAGCGGTTTGACCTCACCATCGACGAGGTGGATGCCCTGACCGGACCGCTGATCGGCCGCCCCCGGTCGGCGACCTTCCGCACTGCCGACCTTTCGGGCCTCGATGTGCTGCGCCACGTCGCGATCGAGCTCAGTGAAGCGACCGGCGAGGACTTCTCGCTGCCCGGCTGGGTGGAGGCGCTGGTTGAGCAGGGTCGGCTCGGGGAGAAGTCCGGCATCGGCTTCTACCGGCGCGAGGGACGCGACATCTTCACTCTCGATTGGAAGACCGGGGAGTACCACCCGCGGGCGGAGTTCCGCCTGCCGGCGATCGGGCAGATCAAGGATCTGCCGCTGCCGGAGCGGCTGCGCGGCGTGCTGGCCCTGCCCGACAAGTACGGCGACTTCATGCGGACGCTCTTCTTCACCACGGCTCACTACACCCTGGAGCGCGCTCCCGAGGTCGCCTACGACCTGGTCGCGGTGGACCGGGCGCTGGAGTGGGGCTTCGGCTGGGATGCCGGGCCGTTCCGCCAGATGGACATGATCGGCGCGGAGGCGCTGCGGGCCGGCTTCGCCGAGCTTGGGTTGTCCGAGCCGGAACTGCTCCAGAAAGCGGGCGAACGCGGCTTCTACAGTCGCGAGGACGGCACCCTCCACTACCTCGACTTCTCCGGCACCTACCAGCCGGTGCCGGGCATTTCGGGCACGATCGCGCTGAGCGGGTTGAAGGACGCCGGGAAGGTCCTGAAGTCCTCGAAGGACGCCTCGCTGATCGACCTGGGCGACGGCGTGGTGCTGCTCGAGTTCCACACCAAGATGAACGCCATCGGCGAGGGCATCCTGCGGATGCTCAACGCCGGGATAAAGCTGGTCGAGCAGGAGGGCTACGCCGGGCTGGTGATCGGCAACGAGGATCCCCGTGCCTTCTCGGCCGGGGCCAACCTCGGGCTGATCCTGATGCTGGCCCGAGAGGGAGGCTGGGACGAGCTGGAGCTCGCGGTGCGCCAGTTCCAGCGGGCGACGATGAGCCTGCGCGCGGCACCCTTCCCGGTCGTCGTGGCGGCCCACGGGCTGACGCTTGGCGGCGGGGCCGAATTCCTGCTCCACGCTGACCATGTCCAGGCCGCGGCCGAGTTGTACACCGGGCTCGTCGAGGTCGGGGTGGGCCTGATTCCGGCCGGGGGTGGCACGAAGGAGCTGCTCTTCCGCTTTACGCAGGAGCTGGCCCCCTACGTCGAGGCCGATCCGTTCGAGGCGGTGCGCCGCGCGTTCATGCTGATCGGCATGGCACAGACCAGCACCAGCGCGCTGGAAGCGCGCCGCATGGGCTTCCTCCGGCCGGGCGACCGGATCACGATGAACCGCGACCGGCTGATCGCGGACGCCAAGGCCGCGGTGCTGGCGCTCGCGCCCGACTACGTGCCGCCCGTGCCGGGGACGATTCGCGCCCTGGGCCGGGAGGGGCTGGGGAATCTGCGCTACGCCGTCTGGTCGATGCGTGAGGCCGGGCAGATCAGCGACCACGATGTCGAGATCGGCAACGCCCTGGCCTACGTCCTCTGCGGCGGCGACGGGCCGCCGCGGGAGGTGACCGAGCAGGACATCCTGGACCTCGAGCGCGAGGCGTTCCTGAAGCTCCTGGGGACGCGCAAGACCCAGGAGCGCATCGCCCACATGCTGAAGACCGGCAAACCGCTGCGCAACTGA
- a CDS encoding NAD(P)H-dependent flavin oxidoreductase gives MRTRVTDIFGIRYPIVQGGLAHLAFAGLCAAVSNAGGLGQISAATIPGGPDGLRAEIRKVRELTDRPFAVNIAISAHRDSMSLVEAALAEDVRIMSFTAGNPEPYLRRLEGTGVKTLVLVASVRQAQKVEQLGGTAVIAVGYEGGGHLGRDDVGTMVLVPRILESVSIPVLASGGIGDGRGLAAALAMGADGIEMGTRFVATAECIAHPNYKQALVDARETDTLIIERSLGTPGRVLAGPAAERILSLEQEGARDELIRAISGAENRRAAIDGDMEGGWVWAGQVAGLIHDIPTVQELLDRMVADAARRLRAAAASCAAV, from the coding sequence ATGCGCACACGCGTGACGGACATCTTCGGCATCCGGTATCCGATCGTGCAGGGCGGGCTGGCGCACCTGGCGTTCGCCGGACTGTGCGCGGCCGTGTCCAATGCCGGCGGACTGGGGCAGATCAGCGCGGCGACCATCCCCGGCGGACCGGACGGACTGCGGGCGGAGATCCGCAAGGTGCGCGAGTTGACCGACCGGCCGTTCGCGGTCAACATCGCCATCAGCGCCCATCGCGACTCGATGTCACTGGTGGAAGCGGCGCTGGCGGAGGATGTCCGCATCATGAGCTTCACCGCCGGCAACCCGGAACCGTACCTGCGCCGCCTGGAGGGGACCGGCGTCAAGACGCTGGTGCTCGTCGCCAGCGTGCGTCAGGCGCAGAAGGTGGAGCAACTAGGCGGCACGGCGGTGATCGCCGTCGGCTACGAAGGCGGCGGCCACCTCGGTCGGGACGATGTCGGCACGATGGTGCTGGTGCCCCGCATCCTAGAGTCGGTGTCGATCCCGGTGCTGGCCAGCGGCGGCATCGGCGACGGCCGCGGGCTGGCAGCGGCGCTGGCGATGGGGGCGGACGGCATCGAGATGGGCACCCGCTTCGTCGCCACTGCCGAGTGCATCGCCCACCCCAACTACAAGCAGGCACTGGTCGACGCGCGCGAGACCGACACCCTCATCATCGAGCGCTCGCTCGGCACCCCCGGACGCGTGCTGGCCGGGCCCGCGGCCGAGCGCATCCTGTCGCTGGAGCAGGAAGGCGCGCGGGACGAACTCATCCGCGCCATCTCCGGCGCCGAGAATCGACGCGCGGCGATCGATGGTGACATGGAAGGCGGGTGGGTCTGGGCCGGCCAGGTAGCCGGGCTGATCCACGACATTCCCACTGTACAGGAATTGCTTGACCGCATGGTTGCCGACGCCGCGCGACGCCTGCGCGCTGCGGCTGCTTCCTGCGCCGCCGTCTGA
- the hydA gene encoding dihydropyrimidinase, whose product MSVLIKGGRIITASDDYVGDIYIEDERISLIGQSLDMPADTVIDASGKYVLPGCIDPHTHIEFPFGGTTTCDTWTSATVAAAFGGTTTLVDFCCQVPGHSLFSALEDWHRKMSERKPVIDVGFHMAITDLSDPARMEELKRVVQDEGVTSYKLFMAYKGSVMVDDTTLFKVMQQAHETGALVMVHAENGDVIDVLVRQALAAGHTSTIWHARTRPPITEGEATNRAIQLAHLADAPLYVVHVSCKEAIDPVAEARAKGWKVWAETCPQYLFFDESVLDQPNFEGGKWIYTPPPRPKEHQEHLWQALSTGILSVVSTDHCPFNFNGQKTLGRDDFSKIPNGGPGIENRLHLMHEFGVRQGRFSMNRLVELLATNPAKLFGLYPKKGTIAVGSDADLVVFDPNKQLTISAATHHSLIDYNLYEGYQVTGAPEIVMVRGRTIVQGDELVAGPGAGTFIKRARFGEELTGATGGVAV is encoded by the coding sequence ATGTCCGTACTGATCAAAGGCGGGCGCATCATCACCGCCAGCGACGACTACGTCGGCGACATTTACATCGAGGATGAGCGCATCTCGCTCATCGGCCAGTCGCTCGACATGCCTGCGGACACGGTGATCGATGCAAGCGGGAAGTACGTCTTGCCCGGCTGCATCGACCCGCACACCCACATCGAGTTCCCCTTCGGCGGGACCACTACCTGCGACACCTGGACCTCGGCGACGGTCGCGGCGGCCTTCGGCGGCACGACGACCCTGGTCGACTTCTGCTGCCAGGTGCCGGGCCACTCACTCTTCAGCGCGCTGGAGGACTGGCACCGCAAGATGAGCGAGCGCAAGCCGGTGATCGACGTAGGCTTCCACATGGCGATCACCGACCTGTCCGACCCCGCACGCATGGAGGAACTGAAGCGAGTCGTACAGGACGAGGGCGTAACCAGCTACAAGCTCTTCATGGCCTACAAGGGCTCGGTCATGGTCGACGACACGACCCTCTTCAAGGTGATGCAGCAGGCACACGAGACCGGTGCCCTGGTCATGGTGCACGCCGAGAACGGCGACGTCATCGACGTCCTGGTACGCCAGGCGCTGGCGGCGGGACACACGAGCACCATCTGGCATGCCCGCACGCGCCCGCCGATCACCGAGGGAGAGGCGACGAACCGGGCCATCCAGCTCGCCCACCTGGCCGACGCGCCGCTCTACGTGGTCCACGTCTCCTGCAAGGAAGCGATCGACCCGGTTGCCGAGGCGCGGGCCAAGGGCTGGAAGGTCTGGGCTGAGACCTGCCCGCAGTACCTCTTCTTCGACGAGAGCGTGCTCGACCAGCCCAACTTCGAAGGCGGCAAGTGGATCTACACCCCGCCGCCGCGACCCAAGGAGCACCAGGAGCACCTGTGGCAAGCGCTGTCGACCGGCATCCTCTCGGTCGTCTCAACCGATCACTGCCCGTTCAACTTCAACGGCCAGAAGACGCTCGGCCGGGACGACTTCTCCAAGATCCCGAACGGCGGGCCGGGCATCGAGAATCGGCTGCACCTGATGCACGAGTTCGGCGTGCGGCAGGGCCGCTTCTCGATGAACCGCCTGGTGGAACTGCTGGCGACCAACCCGGCGAAGCTCTTCGGGCTCTACCCGAAGAAGGGCACCATCGCCGTCGGCTCCGACGCTGACCTCGTCGTCTTCGACCCGAACAAGCAACTGACCATCTCCGCCGCCACGCACCACTCGCTGATCGACTACAACCTGTACGAGGGCTACCAAGTGACCGGAGCGCCGGAGATCGTGATGGTGCGCGGCCGGACGATCGTCCAGGGTGATGAGCTGGTCGCGGGGCCGGGCGCGGGGACGTTCATCAAGCGAGCCCGCTTCGGCGAGGAGCTGACCGGCGCGACGGGAGGGGTAGCGGTATGA